The proteins below are encoded in one region of Peptostreptococcaceae bacterium:
- a CDS encoding SH3 domain-containing protein, which produces MKKTICLLLLITIMTVGCSSKTPAADTENSGDATPEQIEDEYLGNATIVAMNVSLRESPDASSKKIGSLDFPSEAYLLEKSGASEKIGAYDDYWYKIRVGDLSGWCYGAFISQDDELEQALSEHISDLLPVDKSTTVAKSVSTLKSIVSMTEASDLINAGVMRVKELQENLLPELEGEMLPITETLYGYTVEDLRQPANLPDGAIQNLMKKYRDMGYSVYMAEGMYYIEPDPQFLLGNFKTNISDDLFDYLTYRAEEVESHTFHDAAVIITWNELGDRIVDWENFLSKYPDSPYRDDAKSMYDVYLYTFLIGADNTPAYEYPTEILDPKLLESYRRYILEFPQSSFTPVLGELLVVLEEESYQKTERVMEFINPYNPWN; this is translated from the coding sequence ATGAAAAAAACAATATGCCTTTTGCTTCTTATAACAATTATGACCGTAGGATGCTCATCCAAAACCCCCGCGGCCGATACTGAAAACAGCGGCGATGCTACTCCAGAACAGATTGAAGACGAGTATCTGGGAAATGCAACAATAGTAGCAATGAATGTCTCTCTTAGAGAATCCCCCGATGCCTCTTCGAAAAAAATTGGCAGCCTGGATTTCCCTTCCGAAGCATATCTTCTTGAAAAATCAGGAGCCTCAGAAAAAATTGGGGCATATGACGATTACTGGTACAAAATTAGAGTCGGTGATTTAAGCGGGTGGTGCTATGGCGCATTCATTTCTCAAGATGATGAATTGGAGCAAGCTCTTTCCGAACATATAAGCGACCTTCTTCCTGTCGATAAAAGCACTACAGTTGCAAAATCCGTTTCCACCCTCAAAAGCATAGTTTCAATGACCGAAGCATCGGATTTGATTAATGCAGGGGTTATGCGAGTAAAGGAATTGCAGGAAAATCTGCTCCCGGAATTGGAAGGAGAAATGCTTCCGATTACCGAAACGCTCTACGGATACACGGTCGAAGATTTGAGACAACCGGCAAATCTTCCCGACGGAGCCATTCAAAATCTTATGAAGAAGTACCGGGACATGGGCTACAGCGTATACATGGCCGAAGGCATGTACTATATCGAACCTGATCCCCAGTTTCTGCTTGGGAACTTCAAAACAAACATTTCGGATGATCTTTTCGATTATCTTACCTATCGCGCCGAGGAAGTTGAAAGCCATACCTTCCACGATGCCGCCGTTATAATAACTTGGAACGAACTTGGAGACCGTATTGTGGATTGGGAGAATTTCCTATCAAAATATCCCGATTCCCCCTACAGAGATGATGCCAAGTCCATGTACGATGTCTATCTGTACACATTTCTTATAGGCGCAGACAATACACCTGCCTATGAATATCCAACCGAAATATTGGACCCGAAGCTCTTGGAATCCTACAGGCGCTACATTTTGGAATTTCCACAAAGCTCCTTCACTCCTGTTCTTGGAGAACTTCTTGTGGTTCTTGAAGAAGAGTCCTATCAAAAGACTGAAAGAGTAATGGAATTCATTAATCCCTACAACCCTTGGAATTGA
- a CDS encoding sigma 54-interacting transcriptional regulator — MKKTIGFIVPNEEIEKKIYELFPKRLAVGELILERFDPDNMVPQALRLEKLGAKAIIARGGTYYRIVNEVKVPVVHLKMNALDILYAIKKASRIESHLTLILSEDVHFACSDWGKVLRCEIELNRFSTVNELEELLTLLEGRQKHTVVVGAVITCKKAEAKGFKTVFVDSRKETLQETIGYVDKILDDLEDQLRRRELSDTIVDNVHDAIIAVDALGNIILFNKNARKMFGKRSEDMIGCSIMETFPELDFIYELLKDTGSKSEKIVHMNKLIATVKASSILIDGEVNGAVCTFQDITKLQNLEKRIRFELNKKGLTAKFTFDNVLAEDEAMKKTVARAKRLSGTDGTIMIYGESGAGKEIIAQSIHNASERVKSPFVAVNCAALTESLLESELFGYEEGSFTGARKGGKPGLFELAHGGTIFLDEINSISLNLQSKLLRVLEEKEVMRIGSDYIIPLDIRIIGAANEDLMDKVMRGEFRRDLFYRLNVLELKIPPLRNRREDIIPLFHSFVDELIRGKEEMPEPDEGFKKMLLNHKWLGNVRELKNIAERYVIFKDDMVNPKELFGEESGSGVEILENSEINLKDINRTIEKMIIETFLSHGKTKTEIAEILGISRTALWKKLKD; from the coding sequence ATGAAAAAGACTATTGGATTTATCGTGCCGAATGAAGAAATAGAAAAAAAAATATACGAATTGTTTCCTAAAAGATTGGCTGTGGGGGAACTAATTTTGGAACGCTTCGATCCGGACAACATGGTGCCCCAAGCTCTGCGTCTTGAAAAACTGGGCGCCAAAGCGATAATTGCCAGGGGAGGGACATATTACCGTATTGTGAACGAAGTTAAGGTGCCGGTAGTTCATCTTAAAATGAATGCTCTTGACATATTGTACGCTATAAAGAAAGCCAGCCGCATAGAATCTCATTTGACACTTATTTTAAGCGAGGATGTTCACTTTGCATGCAGCGATTGGGGGAAAGTACTCCGTTGCGAAATAGAATTGAACCGTTTTTCGACAGTGAACGAATTGGAAGAGCTTTTGACGCTATTGGAAGGTAGACAAAAACATACAGTTGTTGTAGGAGCGGTAATAACATGCAAGAAGGCCGAAGCCAAAGGCTTTAAGACTGTTTTCGTCGATTCTAGAAAGGAAACGCTTCAGGAAACCATAGGATATGTGGACAAGATTTTGGATGACCTAGAAGATCAACTGAGGCGGAGAGAGTTGTCTGATACCATAGTGGACAATGTTCATGACGCCATAATTGCGGTGGATGCTCTGGGCAATATCATATTGTTCAACAAGAATGCCAGAAAGATGTTTGGGAAGCGTTCTGAGGATATGATTGGTTGCTCCATTATGGAGACTTTTCCCGAGCTTGATTTCATCTATGAATTACTTAAGGACACGGGCTCGAAAAGCGAAAAGATAGTCCATATGAACAAGCTCATCGCAACCGTAAAGGCTTCATCAATATTGATTGACGGAGAGGTCAACGGAGCCGTTTGCACCTTCCAAGACATAACCAAGCTGCAGAATTTGGAAAAGCGCATTCGTTTCGAACTAAACAAAAAAGGGCTTACAGCGAAATTTACTTTTGACAATGTCTTGGCTGAAGACGAAGCTATGAAAAAAACCGTGGCAAGAGCAAAAAGGCTTTCAGGAACAGATGGAACCATAATGATTTACGGTGAGAGCGGTGCCGGAAAGGAAATTATAGCGCAAAGCATACATAATGCAAGCGAACGAGTAAAATCGCCGTTCGTTGCTGTGAATTGTGCGGCGCTTACAGAGTCTCTTCTAGAGAGCGAACTTTTTGGGTATGAGGAGGGTTCTTTTACCGGAGCTAGAAAAGGCGGCAAACCCGGACTTTTCGAACTGGCCCACGGCGGAACAATTTTTCTTGATGAAATAAACAGCATTTCTCTTAATCTGCAGTCTAAGCTTTTAAGGGTGCTTGAGGAGAAAGAAGTCATGCGCATAGGCTCGGATTATATAATACCTTTGGATATAAGAATAATCGGGGCAGCTAATGAAGACCTTATGGACAAGGTCATGAGGGGCGAGTTCAGAAGAGATCTTTTCTACAGATTGAATGTATTGGAGCTTAAGATACCCCCGCTTAGGAATAGAAGGGAAGACATAATTCCGTTATTTCATTCATTTGTTGATGAACTTATCCGGGGAAAAGAGGAAATGCCGGAGCCGGACGAGGGATTCAAGAAAATGCTCTTGAATCATAAATGGCTTGGAAATGTCAGGGAACTCAAAAACATAGCGGAGCGATATGTTATTTTTAAGGATGATATGGTAAATCCAAAGGAATTGTTTGGAGAAGAAAGTGGAAGCGGTGTAGAAATACTCGAAAATTCCGAGATAAACCTAAAGGATATTAATAGGACGATTGAGAAAATGATAATAGAGACATTCCTCAGTCATGGAAAGACTAAGACTGAGATTGCTGAAATACTGGGCATAAGCCGGACGGCCCTGTGGAAAAAACTGAAAGACTAG
- a CDS encoding aldo/keto reductase, which yields MKYRKFGKINEEVSLLGFGTMRLPTNNGNPKDIDLEKTTKLIRYAIDHGVNYVDTAWPYHGGMSEKAVGKALSDGYREKVNLATKLPSFLVNKPEDFDDFLDRQLENLQTDRIDFYLIHTLNRIWWPKLKELGLFDFIKRAKASGKVKHVGFSFHDSVDIFKDIVDGWNWDFCQIQLNFMDEEYQAGIEGLKYASAKGLGVVVMEPLKGGKIVKPNPRAEKLWAKADVVRTPPEWALRWVADFPEVKVVLSGMGELDEVVENILIMSEAEPGSLTRAEHELIGEVRDMYKKYIKIQCTACGYCMPCPYGINIPRNLELYNDTFMFDVPKEANRTYWGFFTEANRASNCRRCGACEAACPQGLKIMDLLELVDEKMNEIK from the coding sequence ATGAAATACAGGAAATTCGGAAAGATTAACGAAGAAGTGTCCCTTCTTGGGTTTGGAACTATGCGCCTTCCTACAAACAATGGGAATCCCAAAGATATAGACTTGGAAAAGACAACAAAGCTGATTCGATATGCAATCGATCATGGCGTCAACTATGTTGATACTGCATGGCCATACCACGGAGGAATGAGTGAAAAGGCGGTTGGAAAAGCTCTTTCGGATGGGTATAGAGAAAAGGTTAATCTAGCCACTAAATTGCCGTCATTCCTGGTAAATAAGCCGGAAGATTTTGATGATTTTTTGGATCGGCAATTGGAGAATCTACAGACAGACAGAATCGATTTTTATCTTATTCATACACTCAACAGGATATGGTGGCCAAAACTTAAGGAACTCGGTCTCTTCGATTTCATCAAACGAGCCAAGGCATCCGGAAAGGTCAAGCATGTCGGATTTTCCTTCCATGATTCAGTTGATATATTCAAGGATATTGTAGACGGTTGGAATTGGGATTTTTGTCAGATTCAGCTAAACTTCATGGACGAAGAGTATCAGGCGGGAATAGAGGGTCTAAAATATGCCTCAGCTAAGGGCCTGGGGGTTGTAGTAATGGAGCCTCTAAAGGGTGGCAAAATCGTGAAACCGAACCCGAGGGCAGAAAAGCTTTGGGCTAAGGCTGATGTAGTTAGGACACCTCCGGAGTGGGCATTAAGGTGGGTTGCCGATTTTCCCGAGGTCAAGGTCGTTCTAAGCGGAATGGGAGAGCTTGATGAAGTTGTTGAAAATATTCTTATCATGTCAGAAGCCGAGCCCGGCTCACTGACCCGAGCTGAGCATGAACTTATCGGAGAGGTAAGGGACATGTACAAGAAATATATCAAGATTCAATGCACGGCTTGTGGATATTGCATGCCTTGCCCCTATGGCATTAACATCCCTCGAAATCTCGAACTCTACAATGACACCTTCATGTTCGACGTTCCAAAAGAAGCCAACAGAACATATTGGGGATTTTTCACTGAAGCCAACAGAGCTTCAAATTGTAGAAGATGCGGTGCTTGCGAAGCGGCATGTCCCCAAGGCCTTAAAATAATGGATCTTTTGGAACTTGTGGACGAGAAAATGAATGAAATAAAATAA